From the genome of Sphingobacterium kitahiroshimense, one region includes:
- a CDS encoding lactate utilization protein B, translated as MSKVRVDQNAADFIYMDDIHQPTHDKNLWNARMKRDLAASGIPEWEQMRDLASQIKEHTLTHLDQYVEQFVTEATKRGVIVHFAKDDIEHNQTVYDILKSHNATKVVKSKSMLQEECEMGAFLEARGIEMIETDLGERIQQLSGEMPSHIVMPAIHKTTADVAELFARTIGTNPDEDDPTQLTEAMRNNARPKFLEAHAGLTGANFAIAETGAFVVCTNEGNADLTASIPPLHIASIGIEKILPKTRDLALFIRLLSRSALGTPATRYTSHFMGPRETGTEMHIVLTDNGRSRRLGMEDFWRSLKCIRCGACMNTCPVYRRSGGLAYGATYSGPIGIIIDPTFDESKFSELPFHSSLCGSCSEVCPVRINIAEQIGLWRQRMVNINESSKALHYAFGAVEKVFANPKLFRLAEKAAYYGMKLTPNWLLYNTKLNAWGKHRELPEIKKETFRDWYIKNRLKK; from the coding sequence ATGAGTAAAGTTAGAGTTGACCAAAATGCGGCAGATTTCATCTACATGGATGACATCCACCAGCCTACACACGATAAAAACTTATGGAATGCCCGCATGAAACGGGATCTTGCCGCATCTGGAATTCCTGAATGGGAGCAGATGCGTGATCTTGCCTCACAAATAAAAGAGCATACACTAACCCATCTGGACCAATATGTAGAACAGTTTGTGACCGAAGCGACCAAACGTGGTGTAATTGTACATTTTGCGAAAGACGATATAGAACATAATCAAACCGTATACGACATATTAAAAAGTCACAATGCCACCAAAGTAGTCAAAAGTAAATCGATGCTCCAGGAGGAATGTGAAATGGGCGCTTTTCTTGAGGCTAGAGGTATCGAAATGATCGAAACTGATCTTGGCGAAAGGATACAACAACTTTCTGGGGAAATGCCAAGCCATATTGTCATGCCCGCTATTCATAAAACGACGGCAGATGTGGCTGAACTTTTTGCAAGAACAATCGGTACGAATCCAGATGAGGATGATCCTACACAATTAACAGAAGCTATGCGAAACAATGCTCGTCCTAAATTTTTGGAAGCGCATGCAGGTTTAACGGGAGCAAATTTTGCTATCGCAGAAACAGGTGCTTTTGTAGTCTGTACAAACGAAGGTAATGCCGACCTTACAGCAAGTATACCACCGTTACACATTGCCAGTATTGGAATTGAAAAAATTCTTCCCAAAACGAGAGATCTTGCCCTATTTATCCGTTTACTGTCACGCAGTGCTCTAGGCACTCCAGCCACTCGATACACTTCTCATTTTATGGGACCTAGAGAAACAGGAACCGAAATGCATATTGTACTAACGGACAATGGAAGAAGCCGTCGTTTAGGAATGGAGGATTTCTGGAGATCCTTGAAATGTATTCGTTGTGGAGCATGTATGAATACCTGTCCGGTATACCGTAGAAGTGGGGGATTAGCATATGGAGCCACTTATTCGGGGCCGATCGGTATCATTATCGATCCGACTTTTGATGAATCAAAATTCAGTGAGCTTCCTTTCCACTCATCACTTTGCGGTTCTTGCTCTGAGGTTTGTCCAGTTCGGATTAATATTGCTGAGCAAATTGGGCTATGGAGACAGCGCATGGTCAATATCAATGAATCTTCCAAAGCACTTCACTATGCGTTTGGAGCGGTAGAAAAAGTATTTGCTAATCCCAAATTATTCCGATTGGCAGAGAAGGCGGCATACTATGGTATGAAACTTACACCAAATTGGTTATTATATAACACCAAATTAAATGCTTGGGGTAAACACCGCGAATTGCCGGAAATTAAAAAAGAGACTTTCCGCGATTGGTATATTAAAAATAGATTGAAAAAATGA
- a CDS encoding S41 family peptidase → MIRKLLLGTCLALGGTMYAFAQQQPTFLSHPTLSPDGKVLVFSFEGDLWKVESEGGVAVRLTGMEGNEINPRISPDGKQLAFSVNQNGNMDVYIMPLAGGDIRQITHHDGADEVDSWSWDSKTLYFTSTRYNRMSSYQVDATGGTAKRLFPHYFNYISQVVTTPSGELLFNDSWEGYSSTNRKRYKGAFNPDIKSYNPKTKTFKQYTDYNGKDFWPTVDQNGVIYFVSDQGNAEYNLYQMSGDKPVALTSFKESIKRPAVAANGKKIVFEKGYQLFLYDVASKKVTQPTIALSRNQVLGKSKEFNVNGNISYFDVALDGKKMAFVSRGELFVSDSEGKFIRQMPSQGQRVMEVKWLKDNKTLLYSQTHQGYLNWYTRSADGLGEPKQLTQDLRNNRELTFNADKSHAVYLSGRDEVRLLDLTTLNSKTVVKDELWAFQNSSPSFSPDGKYILFTAIRNFEQDIFVHHIGSGQTTNLTNTGVTEASPSWSPDGKYIYFASNRTKPSFPTGMQNSSIFRMALENFDEPYRISKFNELFSQPAKKDTITDNKNDNKTKAKDKKEEKATSSSTDKKVLVTIDVKGLRDRIEQVSPAFGTQSDPIAIQKGEKNYVFFSSNHEGKYGLYRTIYEPFEVIKTEKVVDNGINQFIESGGKYFILNRGVIQKYNLDQNKIDAVTINFRFNRDLENEFKQMFYETWAGLEENYYDSTFHGIDWTAMKKKYELYLSGINDRSDLRILLNDMLGELNSSHLGFSSMGAEERKPFGDVTNEIGVLFNQDNPYQIAQIIDNSPASRKGVDLKEGDEIMAVNGNKVNPKEDRDQYFTWPSLAEEIQLTILRGGKEISVFIRPLTSTAFKDLIYDEWMKGNRGKVDQWSNGKIAYSHMKNMGGPELQRFLIDMAEQENNKDGIILDLRYNTGGNVHDEVLRFLSQRPYLKWQYRGGQRAPQSNFAPASKPIVLLINEQSLSDAEMTAAGFKELKLGKIIGNETYRWIIFTSAKGLVDGSSYRVPAWGCYTLAGQDLELSGVAPDIVVKNTIADRTNDKDPQLERAVQEILKDLK, encoded by the coding sequence ATGATTAGAAAATTGTTATTGGGCACTTGTCTTGCCTTAGGTGGAACCATGTATGCTTTTGCGCAGCAACAACCCACATTTTTATCCCATCCGACTTTAAGTCCTGATGGAAAAGTCCTTGTTTTTAGTTTTGAAGGTGATCTGTGGAAAGTTGAAAGTGAAGGTGGGGTTGCAGTGAGATTAACAGGTATGGAGGGCAATGAAATCAATCCACGGATATCGCCTGACGGCAAACAGCTTGCATTCTCAGTAAATCAGAATGGAAATATGGATGTATATATCATGCCTTTAGCTGGTGGTGATATCCGTCAAATTACACATCACGATGGTGCTGATGAAGTGGACAGTTGGAGCTGGGACAGTAAAACGTTATATTTTACATCAACCCGCTACAATCGGATGAGTAGTTATCAAGTTGATGCTACAGGGGGGACTGCAAAGCGACTATTTCCACATTATTTCAATTATATAAGTCAAGTTGTAACCACACCATCTGGAGAACTATTATTTAATGATAGTTGGGAAGGATATAGTTCAACAAACCGTAAGCGATATAAAGGAGCATTCAATCCGGATATAAAATCTTATAATCCTAAAACAAAAACATTTAAGCAATATACCGATTACAATGGTAAAGATTTCTGGCCTACTGTTGATCAAAATGGTGTGATCTATTTCGTGTCTGATCAAGGAAATGCCGAATATAACCTGTATCAGATGAGCGGTGATAAACCCGTGGCTTTGACTTCATTTAAGGAATCTATCAAGAGACCTGCTGTAGCTGCCAACGGGAAAAAGATTGTTTTTGAAAAAGGATATCAATTGTTTTTATACGACGTGGCATCAAAGAAGGTTACACAGCCAACTATCGCATTGAGCAGAAATCAGGTATTAGGCAAGAGCAAGGAATTTAATGTAAATGGTAACATCAGCTATTTTGATGTAGCACTTGACGGTAAAAAGATGGCATTTGTATCGAGAGGCGAGCTCTTCGTTTCCGATAGCGAAGGTAAATTTATCCGTCAGATGCCTAGTCAGGGACAGCGCGTTATGGAGGTGAAATGGTTAAAGGATAACAAAACATTACTTTACAGTCAGACCCATCAAGGTTACCTGAACTGGTACACCCGTAGCGCAGACGGATTGGGAGAACCAAAGCAGTTGACACAAGATCTTCGCAATAATAGAGAGTTAACTTTCAACGCTGATAAATCACATGCTGTTTATTTAAGTGGGCGAGATGAAGTACGTCTTTTAGATCTGACAACTTTAAATAGTAAAACTGTTGTTAAGGATGAACTGTGGGCATTTCAAAATTCCTCTCCCTCTTTTTCTCCAGACGGGAAATATATTCTTTTTACTGCTATTCGAAATTTTGAGCAAGATATTTTTGTTCATCATATCGGTTCAGGTCAAACAACAAATCTGACCAATACTGGTGTCACTGAAGCCTCCCCATCGTGGTCACCAGATGGAAAATATATTTATTTTGCCAGTAACCGCACAAAGCCGTCCTTTCCTACCGGCATGCAGAACTCCAGTATTTTTAGAATGGCATTGGAAAATTTTGACGAACCTTATCGCATTAGCAAATTCAATGAACTCTTTAGTCAGCCTGCAAAGAAAGATACCATTACGGACAATAAGAATGACAATAAAACAAAGGCGAAGGATAAGAAAGAAGAAAAAGCAACAAGTTCTTCTACCGACAAAAAAGTGCTGGTTACAATAGATGTTAAAGGGTTACGTGACCGTATTGAACAAGTAAGCCCTGCTTTTGGAACGCAATCAGATCCCATTGCTATCCAAAAAGGAGAAAAAAACTATGTTTTCTTTTCATCCAATCACGAAGGAAAGTACGGATTATACAGAACGATCTATGAACCTTTTGAAGTTATTAAAACCGAAAAAGTTGTTGACAACGGAATTAACCAGTTTATCGAATCTGGAGGTAAGTATTTTATCCTTAATAGAGGAGTAATTCAAAAATATAACCTTGACCAAAATAAAATTGATGCAGTAACAATCAATTTTAGATTTAACCGTGATCTGGAAAATGAGTTCAAGCAGATGTTCTATGAGACTTGGGCTGGGCTAGAAGAAAACTATTACGATAGTACTTTCCACGGTATCGATTGGACGGCAATGAAGAAGAAGTATGAACTGTATCTTTCTGGTATTAATGACCGTAGTGATTTACGGATATTATTAAATGATATGTTAGGAGAGCTAAACTCTTCACATTTGGGCTTTAGTTCGATGGGAGCAGAAGAGCGCAAACCATTTGGGGACGTAACTAATGAAATTGGTGTTTTATTCAATCAGGATAATCCTTATCAAATAGCACAGATTATAGACAACAGTCCAGCTTCCCGTAAAGGAGTAGATCTGAAAGAAGGCGATGAGATCATGGCTGTTAATGGAAATAAAGTAAATCCTAAAGAAGATCGCGATCAGTATTTTACATGGCCGTCCCTTGCAGAGGAAATACAGTTGACTATACTACGTGGCGGTAAAGAAATTTCAGTTTTTATTCGGCCCTTAACTAGTACCGCTTTTAAGGACCTGATTTATGACGAATGGATGAAAGGCAATCGAGGGAAAGTTGATCAATGGAGTAATGGCAAAATTGCATATTCACATATGAAAAATATGGGAGGGCCGGAGTTGCAACGCTTTTTGATCGATATGGCCGAGCAAGAGAATAATAAAGATGGTATTATTTTGGACCTGCGATACAATACAGGAGGTAATGTGCACGATGAGGTGTTACGTTTTCTGTCACAAAGACCTTATTTGAAGTGGCAGTATCGTGGCGGTCAGCGGGCTCCGCAAAGTAATTTTGCACCAGCATCGAAACCTATTGTACTTTTGATAAATGAACAATCTCTGAGCGATGCAGAAATGACCGCAGCAGGGTTTAAGGAATTGAAATTAGGTAAGATTATTGGAAATGAAACCTATCGTTGGATTATCTTTACATCAGCAAAAGGTTTAGTAGACGGATCTAGTTATCGCGTGCCAGCCTGGGGATGTTATACTTTAGCTGGTCAAGATTTAGAGTTATCAGGTGTAGCACCGGATATTGTGGTTAAAAACACAATCGCAGATCGTACGAATGATAAAGACCCGCAACTGGAACGCGCAGTGCAAGAAATATTGAAAGACTTGAAATAA
- a CDS encoding (Fe-S)-binding protein, whose protein sequence is MRVGLFIPCYIDAIYPEVGIATLELLERLGVEVVVPLNQTCCGQPMGNEGDQKNAASSEQLFCDNFEGFDYIVGPAGSCVKHVRMHFDAIPQTEKVKHVRKTTYELVEFLTDILKVKEFPWASYKHKVAIHNSCSAIRGLHIQSRSEWQEPYFNKTEQLLTMVEGVTIKQITRPDECCGFGGTFCVTDEAVSVKMGQDKVADYLNHEVDCIVSPDMSCLMHQEGIAKRGKAPLKFVHIAQVLNNGPF, encoded by the coding sequence ATGCGTGTAGGATTATTTATTCCTTGTTATATCGATGCGATCTATCCCGAAGTAGGAATTGCAACACTAGAACTGTTGGAGCGCCTCGGAGTAGAAGTGGTAGTGCCATTAAATCAAACCTGTTGCGGCCAGCCGATGGGCAATGAAGGTGATCAAAAAAATGCGGCTTCATCAGAGCAGCTTTTCTGCGATAATTTTGAAGGTTTTGATTACATCGTTGGTCCGGCAGGAAGCTGTGTAAAACACGTACGCATGCACTTCGATGCTATTCCACAAACCGAAAAAGTAAAGCATGTACGCAAAACAACTTACGAGCTTGTTGAGTTTCTAACAGATATATTAAAGGTTAAAGAGTTCCCTTGGGCTTCTTACAAACATAAAGTGGCCATTCATAATAGTTGCAGCGCTATACGGGGTTTACATATACAATCTCGCTCTGAGTGGCAAGAACCCTACTTTAATAAAACGGAGCAGCTATTAACGATGGTAGAGGGGGTGACCATTAAACAGATTACCCGCCCAGATGAGTGCTGTGGATTTGGGGGCACATTTTGTGTTACTGATGAAGCTGTCAGTGTCAAAATGGGGCAGGATAAAGTTGCTGATTACCTGAATCACGAAGTAGATTGTATCGTCTCACCTGATATGTCTTGCTTGATGCATCAGGAAGGGATTGCTAAACGCGGAAAAGCACCTTTAAAATTTGTACACATCGCTCAAGTTTTAAATAATGGTCCTTTTTAA
- a CDS encoding LutC/YkgG family protein, whose protein sequence is MSSLDEILAAIRQNLPAQKVAYPELPSFEKQGTNLKDQFKVNLGLAGGESYDVESIAEAQEIMLKNLPDTRVSCSAAPEWEGTKSLNAIAHPRDLDDVDLGIIRAEFGVAEMGMIWLTENSLKVNSLGFLSQHLAILLDPDAITENMHTAYSDIDFQASTYGCFVMGPSATADIGAYLVRGAQGARSLTVFFIKETK, encoded by the coding sequence ATGAGTTCACTAGACGAAATATTAGCGGCTATCCGTCAAAATCTTCCTGCTCAAAAGGTTGCTTATCCTGAGTTGCCATCTTTTGAGAAACAGGGAACTAATCTGAAAGATCAATTTAAAGTAAACCTTGGGCTTGCCGGAGGAGAAAGCTATGACGTAGAAAGTATTGCAGAAGCGCAAGAAATCATGCTCAAAAACCTTCCTGATACACGGGTTAGTTGTTCTGCAGCCCCAGAATGGGAGGGTACCAAATCGCTTAATGCGATTGCACATCCTCGAGATCTAGACGACGTAGATTTAGGAATTATAAGAGCAGAATTTGGAGTGGCAGAAATGGGGATGATATGGCTTACTGAAAATTCATTGAAGGTAAACTCTCTGGGATTTCTATCACAGCATCTTGCTATATTACTTGATCCAGATGCGATTACAGAAAATATGCATACAGCATACAGCGATATTGATTTTCAAGCCTCTACTTATGGTTGTTTTGTTATGGGCCCTTCAGCTACCGCAGATATTGGAGCTTACTTGGTACGCGGCGCACAGGGAGCACGAAGTTTGACTGTTTTCTTTATAAAAGAAACGAAATAG
- the bioD gene encoding dethiobiotin synthase, producing the protein MKEQIFVTGIGTEIGKTVCSAILTQYLKADYWKPVQSGDLHATDSMRIYDLLQGDVRIHPERYKLQLAASPHKSALLENTSISLEDFKIPETTNNLVVEGAGGLFVPLSDTCYIIDLIQALTIPVALVIKDYLGCINHSLLSINAIKQRNIDLKYLIFNGGIDTDTERVISLQIPEHTQIIHIPQLETVTAEAVRKITDPFNS; encoded by the coding sequence ATGAAAGAACAGATTTTTGTAACGGGAATTGGAACAGAAATTGGCAAAACCGTCTGTTCCGCTATATTAACTCAATATCTAAAAGCGGATTATTGGAAACCTGTCCAATCTGGAGATTTACATGCCACAGACAGCATGCGCATATATGATCTCCTTCAAGGTGATGTCCGTATCCATCCCGAACGATATAAGTTACAACTTGCTGCATCTCCACATAAGTCCGCTTTATTAGAAAACACATCGATATCGCTCGAAGATTTTAAAATTCCTGAGACGACAAATAATCTTGTTGTAGAAGGTGCTGGTGGTTTATTTGTCCCACTCAGTGACACCTGTTATATCATTGATTTAATACAAGCCTTAACAATTCCAGTCGCGCTGGTTATCAAAGATTATTTAGGGTGCATTAATCATAGTTTACTATCAATAAATGCCATAAAGCAAAGAAATATAGATTTAAAATACTTGATATTTAATGGTGGTATCGATACCGATACCGAAAGGGTGATCTCCCTCCAAATACCTGAACATACACAAATTATTCATATCCCGCAGCTAGAAACTGTAACGGCAGAAGCTGTACGAAAAATAACCGATCCATTTAACTCTTAA
- the bioB gene encoding biotin synthase BioB: MKTTIRNNWTKEEIQQIYDQPLMELIYHAASVHREYHNAAEVQVCTLLSVKTGGCPEDCSYCGQAARYHTDIKVQALLPTQTVIEHAQKAKNNGSTRFCMAAAWREVRDNRDFDRIIDMVKGVNDLGLEVCCTLGMLTEQQAIRLQEAGLHAYNHNLDTSEQYYDEIISTRTFDNRINTINHVRKAGITVCSGGIIGLGESHIDRIAMLLTLATMPKHPESVPVNALARVKGTPLENNAKVYIWDMVRMIATARIVMPKSMVRLSAGRIEMNETEQAWCFMAGANSIFTGERETLLVTPNPGVSEDMKMFQTLGLKPMVKHMKDEACTAH; this comes from the coding sequence ATGAAAACTACAATCCGAAATAACTGGACCAAGGAAGAAATTCAACAGATCTATGACCAACCTCTTATGGAGCTCATTTATCACGCCGCTTCGGTTCACCGCGAATATCATAATGCCGCTGAAGTACAGGTGTGCACCTTACTATCTGTAAAGACAGGCGGATGTCCAGAAGATTGTTCATACTGTGGCCAGGCCGCACGCTATCACACCGATATAAAAGTACAGGCCCTCTTACCCACACAAACCGTGATCGAGCATGCTCAAAAGGCAAAAAATAATGGTTCTACCCGATTTTGTATGGCGGCCGCTTGGAGAGAAGTTCGTGACAATCGTGATTTTGACCGTATTATAGACATGGTAAAAGGCGTAAATGATCTAGGTCTTGAGGTCTGCTGTACATTGGGAATGCTAACGGAACAGCAGGCTATTCGGCTTCAGGAGGCAGGTCTACATGCCTATAATCATAACCTAGATACCTCTGAACAGTATTATGATGAGATCATCTCTACCCGCACGTTTGATAACCGCATCAATACCATCAACCATGTGCGTAAGGCTGGAATAACCGTTTGTTCAGGGGGTATCATAGGTCTAGGTGAGTCACACATAGACCGGATAGCGATGCTTTTAACATTGGCGACTATGCCCAAGCATCCTGAATCTGTACCGGTCAATGCACTCGCACGTGTTAAGGGAACCCCATTGGAAAACAATGCCAAAGTTTATATCTGGGATATGGTCAGAATGATCGCTACAGCCCGTATAGTGATGCCAAAATCAATGGTTAGGTTAAGTGCCGGCCGTATAGAGATGAATGAAACAGAACAAGCCTGGTGTTTTATGGCGGGTGCCAATTCCATTTTTACAGGTGAGCGAGAGACATTACTGGTGACTCCAAATCCAGGAGTATCTGAGGACATGAAAATGTTCCAGACACTGGGATTAAAACCGATGGTCAAACACATGAAGGACGAAGCATGCACAGCACATTAA
- a CDS encoding MFS transporter, with the protein MNASLTYSEEELYQNRNRIRIAVSLFYFCQGLAFASWASRIPIIKERLNLTEGQLGTILLMLPVGQLVTMALSGKLVTTYGSARVLRIVAIIYALILCLIGFAQNAWELGAILFFFGVIGNMCNIAVNTQGVAAEKIFKKSIMSSFHGAWSIAGFTGALIGLLTMNIAVDTIPHFIIIFVLIVINTTINYRYLIPGVATEAKKTSFFSKPESSLVQLGIIGFFSMATEGAMFDWSGVYFKEIVHAPEQFIIVGYASFMVMMALGRFIGDAVISRLGRKRTLQISGILMFVGMMTSVIFPLFYISTLAFMMVGIGVACNVPTVYSVAGQNKKVTPGVALAMVSSISFLGFLMGPPLIGYIAELTSLRYSYGVFAFFGVLMFIMVSKLKVFKEG; encoded by the coding sequence ATGAACGCATCCTTAACCTACTCTGAAGAAGAGCTTTACCAAAACCGTAATCGCATTCGGATTGCTGTATCCTTATTTTATTTTTGCCAGGGCCTGGCATTTGCTTCTTGGGCAAGCCGTATTCCAATTATCAAAGAACGTCTGAATCTTACAGAAGGTCAATTAGGCACAATTTTATTGATGCTTCCTGTCGGTCAACTGGTCACCATGGCGTTATCCGGGAAACTGGTTACCACTTACGGCAGTGCTAGAGTACTACGAATAGTCGCGATTATTTATGCCCTTATTTTATGTTTAATAGGTTTTGCACAAAACGCATGGGAATTAGGAGCAATCTTATTTTTCTTTGGGGTAATTGGAAACATGTGCAACATAGCTGTCAATACACAGGGGGTTGCTGCAGAAAAGATTTTCAAAAAATCAATCATGTCATCTTTTCATGGAGCCTGGAGCATCGCCGGATTTACTGGTGCCCTCATCGGGTTACTCACTATGAATATAGCTGTAGACACCATTCCTCATTTTATCATTATTTTTGTTCTCATTGTGATTAATACGACCATCAACTACCGTTACTTGATTCCTGGTGTCGCTACAGAGGCTAAAAAAACATCATTTTTTTCCAAACCGGAAAGCAGTTTAGTACAATTGGGTATCATCGGCTTTTTCAGCATGGCCACCGAGGGTGCTATGTTTGACTGGAGCGGCGTTTATTTTAAGGAAATAGTTCACGCTCCAGAACAATTTATTATTGTTGGTTATGCGTCTTTCATGGTCATGATGGCGCTGGGAAGATTTATTGGGGATGCGGTCATCAGTAGGCTCGGTAGAAAAAGAACCTTACAAATTAGCGGTATATTGATGTTTGTCGGCATGATGACCTCTGTTATATTCCCTCTTTTTTACATTAGCACATTGGCTTTTATGATGGTGGGTATCGGTGTTGCGTGCAATGTCCCGACGGTATATAGTGTTGCTGGCCAGAACAAAAAGGTTACTCCAGGGGTAGCCTTGGCGATGGTATCTAGCATTAGCTTTCTGGGCTTCTTAATGGGACCTCCTTTAATCGGCTATATTGCAGAGCTGACAAGTTTACGATATTCTTACGGTGTATTTGCTTTCTTCGGTGTCCTCATGTTTATTATGGTAAGTAAACTGAAAGTTTTCAAGGAGGGATAA
- the bioA gene encoding adenosylmethionine--8-amino-7-oxononanoate transaminase — protein sequence MHSTLKERDKNVNWHPYTQMKGASDIIPIIRGEGTYLYDDLGNRYIDAVSSWWVTLHGHAHPYIAARVSKQLNTLEQVIFAGFTHEPAIQLAENLLKLLPNNQQKVFYTDNGSTAVEVALKMCIQYHANKGQKKSKILAFRNAYHGDTFGAMSVSARGVWTEPFGHLLFDVIFIDVPTNKNIEFLRQEIDKHATEVACFIYEPLVQGAAGMLMHEPEDLSTLMNYCRSKGILMIQDEIFVGFGRTGKLFAADYLSESPDIMCFSKGLTGGTMPLGMTTCSNTIYEAFYSDEKQRALFHGHSFTASPLACTAALASMELLLNKETLARIANITRKHSIFLSKIKNEPKIKHVRQTGTIMAIELQQREETSYFSNINEIVYPYFLQRGILIRPLGNIIYLVPPYCISDADLDYIYEVITDALSL from the coding sequence ATGCACAGCACATTAAAAGAACGGGACAAGAACGTTAACTGGCATCCTTACACGCAAATGAAGGGTGCATCGGACATCATCCCTATCATTCGGGGCGAAGGGACATATCTATATGATGATCTAGGTAACCGATATATCGATGCTGTATCGTCCTGGTGGGTAACTTTACATGGGCATGCCCACCCCTATATTGCAGCCCGTGTTTCTAAACAGTTAAATACGCTGGAGCAGGTTATATTTGCAGGATTTACACATGAACCAGCTATTCAATTAGCTGAAAACTTACTAAAACTACTTCCTAATAATCAACAAAAAGTATTCTATACCGATAATGGATCTACTGCTGTCGAGGTTGCCTTAAAGATGTGCATACAGTACCATGCAAACAAAGGTCAAAAGAAATCAAAAATTCTAGCCTTCCGCAATGCTTACCATGGTGATACTTTTGGAGCGATGTCAGTGAGTGCCAGAGGGGTATGGACAGAGCCATTCGGACATCTGCTTTTTGATGTTATTTTTATAGACGTTCCCACAAATAAAAATATTGAATTCCTACGTCAGGAAATTGATAAACACGCGACAGAGGTCGCTTGCTTCATCTACGAACCGCTGGTACAGGGGGCAGCAGGAATGTTGATGCATGAACCAGAAGACTTGAGTACATTAATGAACTATTGCCGTTCTAAGGGAATCTTAATGATTCAAGATGAAATTTTTGTCGGTTTTGGCCGCACAGGAAAACTGTTTGCGGCAGATTATCTGTCTGAATCACCAGATATCATGTGTTTTTCCAAAGGTTTAACAGGTGGAACTATGCCATTGGGCATGACAACTTGCTCCAATACGATCTATGAAGCTTTCTATTCGGATGAAAAACAACGGGCCTTATTTCACGGCCATTCTTTTACCGCCAGCCCTTTAGCTTGTACAGCGGCACTGGCAAGCATGGAGTTATTATTAAATAAAGAAACTTTAGCCCGTATTGCAAACATCACAAGGAAACACAGCATCTTTCTTTCTAAGATCAAAAATGAGCCTAAGATCAAGCATGTCAGACAAACGGGAACAATAATGGCGATCGAATTACAACAGCGTGAAGAAACATCTTATTTTAGTAATATAAATGAAATTGTATATCCCTATTTCTTACAGCGAGGTATATTAATAAGACCATTAGGCAATATTATTTACCTTGTTCCTCCTTACTGCATTAGCGACGCGGATCTTGATTATATTTATGAAGTCATTACCGATGCTTTATCTTTATAA